The Bos indicus x Bos taurus breed Angus x Brahman F1 hybrid chromosome 15, Bos_hybrid_MaternalHap_v2.0, whole genome shotgun sequence genome includes a window with the following:
- the LOC113905801 gene encoding FXYD domain-containing ion transport regulator 6, protein MEVVLLFLCGLLAPAVLASATEQEKEKDPFHYDYQTLRIGGLVFAVVLFSVGILLILSRRCKCSFNQKPRAPGDEEAQVENLVTANATEPQKAEN, encoded by the exons ATGGAAGTGGTGCTGCTCTTCCTGTGTGGCCTCCTGGCCCCAGCGGTCCTGGCCAGTG CCACTgagcaggagaaagaaaaggacccTTTTCATTATG ACTACCAGACCCTGAGAATTGGGGGATTGGTGTTTGCCGTGGTCCTCTTCTCGGTGGGGATCCTGCTTATCCTCA GCCGCCGATGCAAGTGCAGTTTCAATCAGAAGCCGCG GGCTCCTGGGGATGAGGAAGCTCAGGTGGAGAACCTCGTCACTGCAAATG CCACGGAGCCCCAGAAAGCAGAGAACTGA